GAACTTTCCTCTATGGGGATCAAAGCCACAGGCCATCCTCAAGGTAAAGGCTTCATAGTCAGAGCAGGCAGCACAGCCAGAGCCGAAATCACTGAAGCTTTCAAAGACAATAACTACTCAAAACTACGGACCACTCTGCTGGATCAGGGACGATTGGTGAAAACCACGGGTTCAGACCTGTTCATGTACAAAGAAGATGTGCTTTTTGACTCTGTGAGCGCTGCCGCAGCAGTGACCCTTGGGCGAGCCTCCAATGGTAGAACTGCCTGGAAGATGGTGGGAAGCAATCGGACTTTTGCAGACTGGAAAGATGGACCTGTTGCAGGTCCGATGTTTTCAGGGGCCACAGCGCATTTCGACTGGGTGCCGTTTTTCAAAGCTCTGGGCCAGAAGCTTCTGGATTTTGAAGGTCCTGAGCGCCAGCTGGTCTTGTTAAGGTTGCTCAGGGATGCAAATGTCTCCATCAGTCCAGATGAGAACGAGGAATTGTCTTCCATTGATCCTTTCACGTTCTTTTCGCTGGTGCTCAAGCACCGCAAACCTGAGCGCGTTCAGGAGCTTTTTTCCTTCATTGGTCAAAAACTGGAGATTCAGGAAACCATACCTGCAGAATTTCATGGTGTTCCAGGAATCACCGGTATGAACGCATGGTTTTTTGCGTATCGTAGTGTCCGCAAGCCAGAGGATATTCCCACTCTGTGGAAACTGGCAAAACAGGCTGTGGATGGCACGCTGCAACCAGACACCTTTGAGCAAGCCCTGAAAATCCTGCAAGTGGGCTTGCCAAAACTCACCCAGGGGCTGTTCTGGTTGAACCCAGAGGTTTTCCTGCCTTTAAACAACATCGTGGTCCATTACCTGAGGGAGATGGGTGTGGGCGGGGTGGAGAGCGTCAAAACCCTGCAGGATTACCATCAGGTGCTGGAGCAGTCCCGCAACGTGCAGAAAAACTTTCCACTGCTTTCACATGGAGCGTGGCTGGAAGCGCAGAAAACAGGCCGGGTGATTCAGGCCCCAGATGTCGAACCTCAGGAAACCGTGTTCTTGGCCCCTCCGGGCATCCCTCTGAACCAGATCCTGTACGGACCTCCGGGAACAGGCAAAACCTACACCGTGATTGACGAGGCCCTCAGGATCGTGGACCCGGCTTTTGCAGCAGCCAATGAGGGTCCAGAGAAGCGCCGGGACCGCAAGCAGCGCTTCGATGAACTGTTGAGGGAAGGCCAGATCACCTTCGTGACCTTCCACCAGTCTTTTGGCTACGAGGACTTTATTGAGGGCCTCAAGCCTGAAATGGAAGATGGCAAACTGGCTTACAGGCTGGAAGATGGTTTGTTTCTGAAGGCTGTCCAAAAGGCAGGAGGCCGAGTGGGTGACCAGAGCGCAGAAAACACCTTGCAGGCACATGTCCTCATCATTGACGAAATCAACCGTGGGAACATCTCCAAGATTTTCGGTGAACTGATCACCCTGCTTGAAGACAGCAAACGTGCTGGTGCTGCAGAGGGTCTGGTGGTAAATCTGCCCCTCTCCAAACGCCAGCTTTCTGTTCCCCAGAGCCTGTACGTGATGGGCACCATGAACACCGCAGACCGCAGCCTGACCCAGTTGGATGCCGCTTTGCGCAGACGTTTCACCTTCAAAGCAGTGTGGCCAGACCCCACACTCTTGCCAGAGGATCAGAAACTGGATGATGTGTCAGAGGGAACCCTGAACCTACGGCAGTTTTTGCAGGTGCTGAATGAACGCATTGAGGAGCGCCTCAGTCGGGACCAGATGATCGGTCATGCCTACCTGCTGAATGTGCCTCCCACGCTGGAGCAGGTGTCTGCTGCTTTCAGGACCCGCATTCTGCCCCTCTTGGAAGAGTATTTCTTTGAGGACTGGACCAGCATCCGTGAAGTGCTGGGAGACGACCAGAAAAAAGACCTCCAAGACCAGTTCATTCACGTGACCGACAAAGGCAAAGGACGCAGGTTCACCTACAATGAAGCGGCTTTCTCACGGCTCAGTGCTTTTCAAGGGCTTTACGAGGTCCAATGACCCACATTGTTGCTCGGGAGCACGATCTCTTGGTGCGTGGAGCAAAACCTGCTGGCTCTGGGCCATCGGTGCATGGCGTCCCTCCAGACGCCTTTGATGAACTGAGAAAGTTCATGCAAACCCCTGTAGAGGGCAATAAGGGTCAGACGGAGGTGTTGGCCCGCTCCACCCTGCATGGTCAGCAGCATGCCTTGCGTTTGCGACAGTGGGTGGGTGTGATTTGCACGCCTCAGGGCACCACCCTTGAGATCCTGCCCAAAACCCACGAACCAGAGCACCTTCAAGATGGCGTGACAGCCAGCAGAACAATGCTGTTCAAGATGCTTGCGGCAGGAGGAAACAATTATCGGGCAGCATTGCCTGCAGACCTCAATGCTGCAGGCATGCCACTTTTTGAGGTGGTGCTGCGTTACGCACTCGAGGTCCTCAAAAAAGCCATCCAGCATGGCCTGCCGCACACGTATCAGGAAATTCTGGAGGAACGGCTGGGTTTAAAGGGCCGTCTGAACATTCCACAGCAGGTCAAACAACCCCACCACAGGATGCATCTGTTGCACGTGAAGTACGACGAATTTTTGCCAGATCGGCCTGAAACCCGACTCGCACGCCTGGCTGTAGAACGCATTGCCCGCCTCACCCGCCGCAACGACAGCAAACGCCTTGCCCGGGAATTGCTGCAGGCTCTGGAGCATGTTTCACCCAGCCGTCAGGTGAAGCAGGACTTCCAGAGCGTGAAGCTGGAACGAGGATACCGGCATTTTGCACCTGCATTGGATGTGTCCAAACTGGTGCTCTATGAACTCAATCCCCTCACGGCAGGAGGGCAGAGCCGGGCCACTGCCGTACTGTTCGACATGAATCGGGTGTATGAAACTTATGTGGCACATCTTCTGCGTTCCCAATTTCCAGAGTGGGAAGTGAAAACCCAGGTGACTGGAAAGGCTCTGGGAAAAGTGCTTGATAAAAGTGTTTTTCGGCTGAGGCCAGACCTGTTGATCACTGCACCTGAGGGTGTGATCGTTGCAGACACCAAATGGAAACGGCTTGATCCAGACCAGATTCCTGCTTACGGAATTTTGAATGCAGATGCGTACCAGATGCTGGCTTACAGTGAAGTCTTTCAAAAAGACCAGAGCACAAAAACGTTATGGCTGATTTATCCCAGCGTTTCCGGCCTTCCAGAACACTTGCCTCCGATGAAACTGACAGGTGAACGCACCCTGCGGGTGGTGTGCCTTGATCTCCTGAAAGATCCACCTGTTTTTACGGGGATCCACGAGGGGTGATGTGCTCTGGTTGCATCCTCTGATCGATCTTTCGTGCATTGCATGAAAGGCTCTGGTCATTCTCATGTCACTGCTGGACAATCAAGCCAGAGGCCAATGCATGATCCGGGTGGCAAAGAACCTGCATAAAAAACAGTACAGCCTGCGTCAGGGGAGCAAAGTGGTGGGTTATGCCACCCACCTCACATTGCGAAATTGCACCTTTGAGGTGAATGAAAAGACCCGCCAGAGGGTGATCCGCAACCGGCAAAAGGAAGTGCATGCTTTTGTGGTCGGAGAACCTGTGGATACCGTTTCTTTGCCTGAGGAAGCCATCCACATCAGCTACAACCCTTACCGCTCTGGGCGTTTCTACCGCAAGGACAACGGTCAGGAGGTTGGGCGGGCAGAGTGGGTGTTCTTTACGCCGGATGGGGTTTTTGCACTCGGGGTGCAGGGAATCAGCTGATTGACAGTTCAAAAAACATGTCACAAAAGAAAACCGTCTGATTTTCAGGTGAGTTGCGATGTTCAAACCTGTTCACGTCCATCACGCCATTCCAATCTGCCTGAATCTGATGCCAAACAATGCATCAGATTCTCATTCTTTTGCCAAATGGCCCAGAACAGAGCGCAAGGGATTTAAGCACATCTCAAGAAGTCAAAGCCTCGTTATGTTTTTGGATAAATATGAAGTTCAATCTTGGGTTAATAGGGAAAACCCTTAGGCAATGACGCCTGTGGAGAATTCTTGTTTGTGGGATGGAAATAGCATCAAAGAAAGGCTTTTCTGAATATTGCTTATTTTTCATTTCGTGACGCCATTTGAACAAATTTTTGATGCACGTCATTTCGTGTCGCAAGGCGTCTTTACCATTCTATTTAAACCCATAGACCCGAGCAGGGATTCAAGCAATGTCTCGACATCTCACATTGCTTTATGGTGTGTTTTTGCTTGATGCATGTTTCTGCTCGGGACCTGAAATTCCTTTTGCTTCGAAAGGTGAAGACATGCAAAGCAGTGTGCTCTCCCGTTACTCGTTCAGTGGACATGAATCTTTTGCACTCAGGTACAGTTGGCTGCCCAAAGCCATTCAACACCTTGAATGCCAACCCGACCTGTTTCTCCTTGAAGATGCCACCACCGAACTCGGGGTGGGAAAAAACATGGTCAGCAGCATCCGGCATTGGTGTCAGGCTTTGCGTCTGATTGCCCCACTCACGGGTCAAAAAGGCAGCTATCAGGCGCTTCCCCTTGCCCAAACGCTGCTCTCTGCCCAAGGTTTGGACCCCTACCTTGAGGACCCCGGAACCCTGTGGCTTTTGCATTGGCAACTCCTGTCCCACCCCGAGGAGGCCACCCTGTGGCACCTGCTGTTCACGGTGTTTCGCACAGACACCTTCACCCGGCAGGAGGTGGTGTCGTGGACTTTTGATCACGTGCAGAGCATTCCGGGCGTGCGGGCCAACCTGAATTCCATGGACCGGGATTTTGAGGTGTTGGTGCGCACGTACCTGCCCGCCTTGAATCCGAAAGGCCATGTGGGAGAGGAGTCTTTCGATTCTCCCTTGGTGGAATTGGGTCTGATGCGGCGCGTGGACCGCAACACCTTTGAATTTGTGCGCGGAGAACACCGCAGCCTGCCGGACCTGATTTTTGCCTATGCACTCGTGGACCATTGGCAGAAAGTCTACCCCGAGGTCACCACCGTTGGCCTCGAGCGTTTCATGTACCATCCCGGCGCACCGGGAGCAGCCTTCAAGCTCACTGAAACGGCTTTTTTGAACCGCCTTGAGCAGCTTCAGGCCATCACTGGAATCCATTTTGACGACACGGCTGGAATGCGCAGTCTGATTCGCAACCGCTCGTGGGCTGAACAGGACAAACTCGATTTGCTCAAAGCCCATTACGGCTGGGAAGGAGGAAACTGATGGTTCCCCTGCTCAGTGAAATGGTGTCGGTGCAGGGCCGTTTTCACCGCTCGGTGCAACTGGTCAAAGACTGGCAGGATGCCCGACATCTGGAGGGGTACATCCTGACCCCCAACGCAAGACAACTCACCACGAGGATCTTGCAGGGGCTTGCCCACACCGGGCAGCCTCGCACATGGTCGATCACCGGACCTTACGGCTCTGGAAAATCCAGTTTTGCCCTGTTTCTGACCGATGTTCTGGCTTTTCAGTCCCCTCGCACCCAGCAAGGGCAGGCTGTCAAAGGTGCAGCAGGTTTTGATTTGCCTCCCTTTTTTCCTGTGCTGGTGGTGGGACAGCGCAAGCCCCTGCACATCACCCTCAAAGCGGCCCTTTTTGAAGCTGCCACCGCGGCTTTCCCAGAGCTGGAAACCCCTCTGGCCCACTGGGAGGAGACCAACACCAAACCCACCGATCTGCTGCACATCGTGGCTGAACATGCCCACAAGCAGGGCAGAGGTGGAGTGCTGTTCATTCTGGACGAGTTTGGAAAGTTTCTGGAGCATGCAGGCCAGCACCCAGATACCGTAGACCTTTTCGTGATGCAGGAACTGGCCGAGTATGTTTCACGCAGCGAAATTCCCATTGCCCTGATCACCGTTTTGCACTCGGGTTTTGGGGATTACC
This genomic stretch from Deinococcus misasensis DSM 22328 harbors:
- a CDS encoding DUF4007 family protein, translating into MQSSVLSRYSFSGHESFALRYSWLPKAIQHLECQPDLFLLEDATTELGVGKNMVSSIRHWCQALRLIAPLTGQKGSYQALPLAQTLLSAQGLDPYLEDPGTLWLLHWQLLSHPEEATLWHLLFTVFRTDTFTRQEVVSWTFDHVQSIPGVRANLNSMDRDFEVLVRTYLPALNPKGHVGEESFDSPLVELGLMRRVDRNTFEFVRGEHRSLPDLIFAYALVDHWQKVYPEVTTVGLERFMYHPGAPGAAFKLTETAFLNRLEQLQAITGIHFDDTAGMRSLIRNRSWAEQDKLDLLKAHYGWEGGN
- a CDS encoding DUF4357 domain-containing protein, with product MGIKATGHPQGKGFIVRAGSTARAEITEAFKDNNYSKLRTTLLDQGRLVKTTGSDLFMYKEDVLFDSVSAAAAVTLGRASNGRTAWKMVGSNRTFADWKDGPVAGPMFSGATAHFDWVPFFKALGQKLLDFEGPERQLVLLRLLRDANVSISPDENEELSSIDPFTFFSLVLKHRKPERVQELFSFIGQKLEIQETIPAEFHGVPGITGMNAWFFAYRSVRKPEDIPTLWKLAKQAVDGTLQPDTFEQALKILQVGLPKLTQGLFWLNPEVFLPLNNIVVHYLREMGVGGVESVKTLQDYHQVLEQSRNVQKNFPLLSHGAWLEAQKTGRVIQAPDVEPQETVFLAPPGIPLNQILYGPPGTGKTYTVIDEALRIVDPAFAAANEGPEKRRDRKQRFDELLREGQITFVTFHQSFGYEDFIEGLKPEMEDGKLAYRLEDGLFLKAVQKAGGRVGDQSAENTLQAHVLIIDEINRGNISKIFGELITLLEDSKRAGAAEGLVVNLPLSKRQLSVPQSLYVMGTMNTADRSLTQLDAALRRRFTFKAVWPDPTLLPEDQKLDDVSEGTLNLRQFLQVLNERIEERLSRDQMIGHAYLLNVPPTLEQVSAAFRTRILPLLEEYFFEDWTSIREVLGDDQKKDLQDQFIHVTDKGKGRRFTYNEAAFSRLSAFQGLYEVQ
- a CDS encoding McrC family protein, whose translation is MTHIVAREHDLLVRGAKPAGSGPSVHGVPPDAFDELRKFMQTPVEGNKGQTEVLARSTLHGQQHALRLRQWVGVICTPQGTTLEILPKTHEPEHLQDGVTASRTMLFKMLAAGGNNYRAALPADLNAAGMPLFEVVLRYALEVLKKAIQHGLPHTYQEILEERLGLKGRLNIPQQVKQPHHRMHLLHVKYDEFLPDRPETRLARLAVERIARLTRRNDSKRLARELLQALEHVSPSRQVKQDFQSVKLERGYRHFAPALDVSKLVLYELNPLTAGGQSRATAVLFDMNRVYETYVAHLLRSQFPEWEVKTQVTGKALGKVLDKSVFRLRPDLLITAPEGVIVADTKWKRLDPDQIPAYGILNADAYQMLAYSEVFQKDQSTKTLWLIYPSVSGLPEHLPPMKLTGERTLRVVCLDLLKDPPVFTGIHEG